One segment of Thunnus thynnus chromosome 19, fThuThy2.1, whole genome shotgun sequence DNA contains the following:
- the wdr41 gene encoding WD repeat-containing protein 41, with the protein MLRWILGGREAQSSVEKSPVLCIGEEQPKNWFTELQVLKGHFDIVRFLVQIDDFRCASAGDDGLVLVWNVETGERLQELRGHSQQITAMTTFTCDNGLMSHTSLITASSDRSLSLWDPDTGNRVQTISDLQSSVKCLLVLERLCVWVSGGEELCVWNKDFQLQCHRQNHSDTGITALIELPKNCIAAAMDKEIVIYRLTVSTDSSLSVAEIRCLSDHQDQIRALINVNDGLFASGSHMGELILWDAIDWNILAYEHILWEESQACTQAEIRMGAPKPSEMSIQHLTTNGKLILAAVGSGLYVYSVLTKTVVAYRKVAHDSNILHTMLLSDSELMSCSEDGSVRMWEIQDLPLPAEPATPGFFGMWTFGRSSKQTGPPSKKIIDVPNIRMLELTGDLIGHSGAVQMFVSFKENGLVTCSTDHLLILWKNGERQSHLRSLALFQKLEENGGL; encoded by the exons ATGCTACGGTGGATTCTCGGTGGTCGGGAGGCTCAGAGCTCCGTGGAG AAAAGCCCCGTGTTGTGCATTGGAGAGGAACAGCCCAAAAACTGGTTCACTGAGCTGCAGGTGCTgaaaggacattttgacattgttCGATTTCTGGTGCAGATTGATGACTTCAG ATGTGCCTCAGCGGGGGACGATGGCCTGGTTTTGGTGTGGAATGTGGAG ACCGGCGAGAGGCTGCAGGAGCTGAGGGGACATTCCCAGCAAATAACAGCCATGACCACCTTCACCTGTGATAACGGACTCATGTCGCACACTTCGCTCATCACTGCCTCCTCAGACCGAAGTCTCAGT TTGTGGGATCCTGATACAGGCAACAGGGTTCAGACCATTTCAGATCTGCAGTCTTCTGTAAAG tgtttgCTGGTGCTGGAGCGGTTATGTGTGTGGGTCTCCGGCGGGGAggaactgtgtgtgtggaacAAAGACTTTCAGCTTCAGTGTCACAGACAGAACCACAGTGACACCG GAATTACTGCTTTGATAGAGCTGCCCAAGAACTGTATAGCAGCTGCTATGGATAAAGAGATCG tgATCTACAGGCTGACGGTCTCTACTGATTCCTCTCTGTCGGTGGCTGAGATCCGCTGTCTGTCCGACCACCAGGATCAGATTCGAGCTCTTATCAACGTCAACG ACGGACTCTTCGCCAGCGGTTCCCACATGGGTGAGCTGATTCTCTGGGACGCGATTGATTGGAACATCCTGGCCTATGAGCACATCCTGTGGGAGGAGTCTCAGGCCTGCACCCAGGCTGAAATACGAATGGGCGCTCCCAAACCCAGCGAGATGTCCATTCAGCATCTGACCACCAACGGAAAG cTCATCCTGGCAGCTGTGGGCAGCGGTCTGTATGTGTACAGCGTTCTGACAAAGACGGTTGTGGCGTACAGGAAGGTCGCCCACGACTCAAACATCTTACACACCATGCTGCTATCTGACAG CGAGCTGATGTCCTGCTCTGAAGACGGCAGCGTGAGAATGTGGGAGATACAAGACCTGCCTTTGCCCGCTGAACCGGCCACTccag GGTTCTTTGGGATGTGGACTTTCGGCCGGTCAAGCAAACAGACCGGTCCTCCGTCGAAGAAGATCATAGATGTCCCAAACATCAGGATGCTGGAGTTGACGGGTGATCTGATCGGACACTCAGGAGCCGTCCAG ATGTTCGTCAGCTTCAAGGAGAACGGGTTGGTGACGTGCTCCACAGATCACCTGCTGATCCTGTGGAAGAACGGAGAAAGGCAGTCTCACCTGCGCAGCCTTGCACTTTTCCAAAAACTGGAGGAGAACGGAGGActctga